CTGAGAGAAAATAGTTTCTATTCTTTTTCTGAATCGTTTAAAAATAAATGGATAGTGTTCTTTGATATGCTGGTTGTTTCTATTGGGAGTTGCAAGGTTAATATTACAGGAAGTGAATAAATCTAATTGATGCGTTTTTGACAAGTAGCCTTTATCTCCTAACAAAACAAAATTGTTTAATCC
This is a stretch of genomic DNA from Bacteroidales bacterium. It encodes these proteins:
- a CDS encoding transposase, coding for GLNNFVLLGDKGYLSKTHQLDLFTSCNINLATPNRNNQHIKEHYPFIFKRFRKRIETIFSQLCDQFMLKRNYVKSFAGLTIRILSKIAALT